One part of the Nitrosophilus kaiyonis genome encodes these proteins:
- the tatC gene encoding twin-arginine translocase subunit TatC: protein MFEELKPHLAELRKRLLISIATVFVMFIICFGFWEHILDWMILPLKEALPEGSNVIFTKVGEAFFTALKVSFFASIILSLPVIFWQLWLFIAPGLYEHEKKMVLPFVISATVMFVSGALFAYYIVFPFGFSYLINFGSQLFTALPSIGEYVGFFTKLMFGFGLSFELPVITFFLAMLGLVTDETLKSFFKYAIIIIFAVAALLTPPDVLSQLLMAGPLVILYGVSIIIAKIINPAKKEEQEIEESKENEEDEES from the coding sequence ATGTTTGAAGAGTTAAAACCGCATTTAGCCGAACTTAGAAAAAGACTTTTAATCTCAATAGCTACTGTTTTTGTTATGTTTATAATATGCTTTGGCTTTTGGGAGCATATTCTTGATTGGATGATTCTTCCTTTAAAAGAGGCTCTACCTGAGGGAAGCAATGTAATCTTTACAAAAGTTGGTGAAGCATTTTTTACTGCGCTAAAAGTTTCATTTTTTGCTTCAATAATTTTATCGCTGCCTGTTATTTTTTGGCAGCTTTGGCTATTTATAGCTCCAGGCCTATATGAGCATGAAAAAAAGATGGTTTTACCTTTTGTTATCTCAGCTACAGTTATGTTTGTATCTGGAGCACTTTTTGCCTACTATATTGTTTTTCCTTTTGGATTTAGCTATTTGATAAATTTTGGCTCTCAACTTTTCACTGCTCTGCCTAGTATTGGTGAGTATGTTGGATTTTTTACAAAACTTATGTTTGGATTTGGACTCTCTTTTGAACTTCCTGTTATAACATTTTTTCTTGCTATGCTTGGACTTGTAACTGATGAGACATTGAAAAGTTTTTTTAAATACGCAATCATAATAATCTTTGCAGTAGCTGCACTTTTAACTCCTCCAGATGTTTTAAGTCAGCTTCTTATGGCTGGACCTCTTGTTATTTTATATGGAGTATCTATCATAATTGCAAAAATAATAAATCCAGCTAAAAAAGAGGAGCAAGAGATAGAAGAATCTAAAGAAAATGAAGAAGATGAAGAGTCTTGA
- a CDS encoding DNA polymerase III subunit delta', giving the protein MIELKSQIVISDDFEEIKEYLKERINPQYLHIIENDEFKVEDSKEAVKEAYLASENEKFIALIANRFNIYSQNALLKILEEPPKNINFIIVTKSKSALLPTIRSRLPVTNIKKNISKEIDIDIKNIDLKYVYDFLQKNRKLEKTEAKNIIENLLKKAIEADLKLKESEIDQFSNSIKLIELNSNISNVLTTLFLIILDAKRR; this is encoded by the coding sequence ATGATTGAGTTAAAAAGTCAAATTGTAATTAGTGATGATTTTGAAGAGATAAAAGAGTATTTAAAAGAAAGAATTAATCCTCAATATCTGCATATTATAGAAAATGATGAGTTTAAAGTAGAAGATTCAAAAGAGGCTGTAAAAGAGGCATATTTAGCAAGTGAAAATGAAAAATTTATTGCTTTAATAGCAAATAGATTCAATATATATTCGCAAAATGCTCTTTTAAAAATTTTAGAAGAGCCTCCTAAAAATATAAACTTTATAATTGTTACAAAATCAAAATCGGCTCTACTTCCCACTATTCGTTCAAGGCTTCCTGTTACAAATATTAAAAAAAATATATCAAAAGAGATAGATATAGATATAAAAAATATTGATTTGAAATATGTTTATGATTTTTTACAAAAAAATAGAAAGCTTGAAAAAACAGAAGCTAAAAATATCATTGAAAATCTTCTAAAGAAAGCTATTGAGGCAGATTTGAAACTAAAAGAGAGTGAAATTGATCAGTTTTCAAACTCTATAAAACTAATTGAACTAAATAGCAATATTTCAAATGTTTTAACAACACTTTTTTTAATTATATTGGATGCAAAAAGAAGGTAA
- a CDS encoding DUF1566 domain-containing protein: protein MRFFIILFPILIFAQNIELPKKYNYFEAIKMCKKLGKNYRIMEIWELFELKGDEKYGKNKLYWSGNTLGEARVEKNIRHESEIFVLNKDIPAYAFYLQDGDITPTPKETKAYVICTNQKKIHQLDQNFQKRDDGFVIDKKNMILWEKYDKNRDKLKLNYKDAQKYCEDLKLLDREWRLPTIEELYSIVNYNYVKPSVNKKIFGHMHHKYYLSDDEFGENEIYLVGFAVGSVATGPKNERYYFRCVSDME, encoded by the coding sequence ATGCGATTTTTCATAATTTTATTTCCGATTCTTATTTTTGCGCAAAATATTGAATTGCCAAAAAAGTATAACTATTTTGAAGCTATAAAGATGTGTAAAAAACTTGGAAAAAATTATAGAATAATGGAAATATGGGAACTGTTTGAATTAAAAGGGGATGAAAAATATGGCAAAAATAAACTTTATTGGAGTGGAAATACATTAGGTGAAGCAAGAGTAGAGAAAAATATAAGACATGAGAGTGAAATTTTTGTTTTAAATAAAGATATTCCAGCTTATGCTTTTTATCTTCAAGATGGGGATATCACTCCAACTCCGAAAGAAACAAAAGCTTATGTCATCTGTACCAATCAAAAAAAGATTCATCAATTAGACCAAAATTTTCAAAAAAGAGATGATGGATTTGTAATAGATAAGAAAAATATGATTTTATGGGAAAAATATGATAAAAATAGAGATAAATTAAAATTAAATTATAAAGATGCACAAAAATATTGTGAAGATTTAAAATTGCTTGATAGAGAATGGAGACTGCCAACTATTGAAGAGCTCTATTCTATTGTGAATTATAATTATGTAAAACCTTCTGTAAATAAAAAAATATTTGGCCATATGCATCATAAATACTATTTAAGTGATGATGAATTTGGCGAAAATGAAATTTATCTTGTCGGGTTTGCTGTAGGTAGCGTAGCAACTGGCCCAAAAAATGAGCGCTACTACTTTCGCTGTGTAAGTGATATGGAATAA
- the folP gene encoding dihydropteroate synthase: MEIKRIYSNIDVNKIMKKLNVDKPGIKIMSKKAKIYLFYIKNMHIGAANILKQDALSIGADLALPNGVITCKFDRCDALLIGTKKHIEILSRKELAQPYGLKNLAKELKSYLNENRFDLKIMGVINANDDSFYPNSRFKGSLAIKMIEKMIEDGADIIDIGGVSSRPGSEPVDTEEELSRVKPIIKEIYKNRLFEKAEFSIDSFRPEVIEFALNHGFKIANDITGLRDDDVARVVSKMDAKIVIMHMKGNPKTMQIDPEYEDVTIEVSRFFDFQIKKAIDFGIKKHNIIIDPGIGFGKNLDHNIELLQNLEEFKKFGCEILVGASRKSMIDKIFPSSVEKRLPGTLALHLKAFENGANIIRCHDVYEHKQAFEVFKELID, encoded by the coding sequence ATGGAGATTAAAAGAATCTATAGCAATATTGATGTAAATAAAATAATGAAAAAGTTAAATGTTGATAAGCCTGGAATAAAGATAATGTCAAAAAAGGCAAAAATATATCTTTTTTATATAAAAAATATGCATATAGGAGCTGCAAATATTTTAAAACAGGACGCTTTAAGTATTGGAGCAGATTTAGCCTTGCCAAATGGTGTAATTACTTGTAAATTTGATAGGTGTGATGCATTGCTGATTGGAACAAAAAAGCATATAGAGATTTTAAGCCGTAAAGAGTTAGCTCAACCGTATGGTTTAAAAAATCTTGCAAAAGAGTTAAAAAGTTATTTAAATGAAAATAGATTTGATTTAAAAATCATGGGTGTTATAAATGCAAATGATGATAGTTTTTATCCAAATAGTAGATTTAAAGGCTCTCTTGCTATTAAGATGATAGAAAAAATGATAGAAGATGGAGCAGATATTATCGATATTGGCGGAGTTTCAAGTAGACCTGGAAGCGAGCCTGTAGATACTGAAGAGGAACTAAGTAGGGTAAAACCGATTATAAAAGAGATTTACAAAAATAGACTTTTTGAAAAAGCAGAATTTAGTATCGATAGTTTTAGACCAGAGGTTATAGAATTTGCATTAAATCATGGATTTAAAATAGCAAATGATATTACAGGATTAAGAGATGATGATGTTGCAAGAGTTGTATCAAAAATGGATGCAAAAATTGTTATAATGCATATGAAAGGTAATCCAAAAACTATGCAGATAGATCCAGAATATGAAGATGTAACTATTGAAGTTAGCAGATTTTTTGATTTTCAGATTAAAAAAGCTATCGATTTTGGTATAAAAAAACATAATATTATTATAGATCCTGGTATTGGATTTGGCAAAAATTTAGATCATAATATTGAGCTTTTGCAAAATTTAGAAGAGTTTAAAAAATTTGGTTGCGAAATATTGGTAGGGGCTAGTAGAAAATCGATGATAGATAAGATTTTCCCATCGTCTGTTGAAAAAAGATTGCCTGGAACTTTGGCGTTGCATTTGAAAGCTTTTGAAAATGGTGCTAATATAATAAGATGTCATGATGTTTATGAGCATAAACAGGCTTTTGAAGTTTTTAAAGAGTTGATTGATTAA
- the queA gene encoding tRNA preQ1(34) S-adenosylmethionine ribosyltransferase-isomerase QueA, giving the protein MKKMKSLDPLKVDSYDYYLPPELIAKEPVNPPDLAKLLVYDRKSKKITHAIFKDLPNFLPKDVHLIFNNTKVIKARIFGKKSSGGKVELLLNKPLDKNRYLVFIKGKVKEGTILIFDENLEAKVIKLCEDGSRIVKFFKDKKPIDFEELLHILEKIGHVPLPPYINREDKKEDEKNYQPIFAKTPGAVAAPTASLHFTKELLEKIKKEHDIKFITLHVGAGTFKPVESEYITEHKMHSEYYEIPKDTQKLIDSDEKILAVGTTVARTVEYYARTHKPFGECDLFLNPLNPPIRVNHLLTNFHLPKSTLIMLVASFIGIEKTLELYKIAIDKKYRFYSYGDAMLIL; this is encoded by the coding sequence ATGAAGAAGATGAAGAGTCTTGATCCATTAAAGGTAGATAGTTATGATTACTATCTACCACCTGAACTTATTGCAAAAGAGCCAGTAAATCCTCCAGATTTAGCAAAGCTTTTAGTCTATGATAGAAAAAGCAAAAAAATCACTCATGCAATTTTTAAAGATCTGCCAAATTTTTTACCAAAAGATGTTCATCTAATTTTCAATAACACAAAAGTTATAAAAGCAAGAATATTTGGTAAAAAAAGCAGTGGCGGAAAAGTTGAACTTCTTTTAAATAAACCTTTAGATAAAAATAGATATCTGGTTTTTATAAAAGGAAAGGTAAAAGAGGGAACAATTTTAATATTTGATGAGAATTTAGAAGCAAAAGTTATAAAGCTTTGTGAAGATGGCAGTAGAATTGTTAAGTTTTTTAAAGATAAAAAACCGATAGATTTTGAAGAGCTTTTACATATTCTTGAAAAAATCGGTCATGTTCCTTTACCGCCTTATATTAATAGAGAAGATAAGAAAGAGGATGAAAAAAACTATCAGCCAATTTTTGCAAAAACTCCCGGCGCTGTAGCAGCTCCAACAGCATCTTTGCATTTTACAAAAGAGTTGCTTGAAAAAATCAAAAAAGAGCATGATATTAAATTTATAACACTGCATGTTGGAGCTGGAACATTTAAACCAGTTGAGAGTGAATATATAACTGAGCATAAAATGCATAGCGAATATTATGAAATTCCAAAAGATACGCAAAAACTTATTGATTCAGATGAAAAGATTTTAGCTGTTGGAACAACCGTAGCAAGAACAGTAGAATATTATGCAAGAACTCATAAACCTTTTGGAGAGTGTGATCTATTTTTAAATCCTTTAAATCCCCCAATCAGAGTAAATCATCTACTTACAAATTTTCATCTTCCAAAATCAACTCTAATAATGCTTGTTGCTTCTTTTATAGGAATTGAAAAAACTTTAGAACTTTATAAAATAGCTATTGATAAAAAATATAGATTTTATAGCTATGGCGATGCTATGCTTATTTTGTAA
- the hemW gene encoding radical SAM family heme chaperone HemW, translating to MLLYIHIPFCDSKCHYCSFNSFTKNHHLKKDYMDALLKQIDFEFKRFNVKKNSIESVFIGGGTPSTINPSLYEKLFLKIAPFLKKNIEITIEANPNSAKKEWLAGIKDLGVNRISFGVQSFNDDKLKFLGRAHNSQEAIKAVEDAFEIGIENISIDIIYDTKIDTKSLLKKDLDLAQKLPINHISAYSLTIEENTFFENKDVKKDDENIGYFIKDNIKFPQYEVSNFGNFQSYHNKGYWQLKDYIGIGCGAVGFLKNERFYPNKDLYSYIKNPIYHTKEKLNENDLRIEKIFLGLRSIIGVEKELLDEKKIKILIEENKIYEKNNKIYNKNFFLADEIALFLI from the coding sequence TTGCTCTTATATATTCATATCCCATTTTGTGATAGCAAATGCCACTATTGCAGTTTTAACTCATTTACAAAAAATCACCATTTAAAAAAAGATTATATGGATGCTCTTTTAAAACAGATAGATTTTGAATTTAAAAGATTTAATGTTAAAAAAAATAGTATTGAGTCTGTCTTTATAGGAGGAGGAACTCCATCAACTATAAATCCTTCACTATATGAAAAACTTTTTTTAAAAATAGCTCCTTTTTTGAAAAAAAATATTGAAATAACAATCGAAGCAAATCCAAATAGTGCAAAAAAAGAGTGGTTGGCTGGGATTAAAGATTTGGGAGTAAATCGTATAAGTTTTGGAGTGCAAAGCTTTAATGATGATAAATTAAAATTTTTAGGAAGAGCACACAATTCACAAGAAGCAATAAAAGCAGTAGAAGATGCTTTTGAAATTGGAATAGAAAATATTAGTATTGATATAATCTATGATACAAAGATAGATACCAAATCCCTTTTAAAAAAAGATTTAGATTTGGCACAAAAACTTCCAATTAACCATATTTCAGCTTATTCTTTGACAATTGAAGAAAATACTTTTTTTGAAAATAAAGATGTAAAAAAAGATGATGAAAATATTGGTTATTTCATAAAAGATAACATAAAATTCCCTCAGTATGAGGTTTCAAATTTTGGAAATTTTCAGTCATATCACAATAAAGGATATTGGCAATTAAAAGATTATATAGGTATTGGTTGTGGGGCAGTTGGATTCTTAAAAAATGAAAGATTTTATCCCAATAAAGATCTATATTCTTATATAAAAAATCCTATTTATCATACCAAAGAGAAACTAAACGAAAATGATTTAAGAATAGAAAAGATTTTTTTAGGCCTAAGAAGCATCATTGGAGTAGAAAAAGAGCTTCTTGATGAGAAAAAAATAAAAATTTTAATAGAAGAAAATAAAATATATGAAAAAAATAACAAAATTTATAACAAAAACTTTTTTTTAGCTGATGAAATTGCACTTTTTTTAATATAG
- a CDS encoding RNA pyrophosphohydrolase: MEQNKRYRPNVAAIVLSSKYPEKVEFMIALRNDVANAWQFPQGGIDEGESPKEALLRELKEEIGTDEVEIIAEYPEWISYDFPKVIAKKMYPYDGQKQKYFLVRLKPKAKIDLDTKHPEFKEFKFVPYKDLFKYITYFKRPIYKKVIDYFKKKGYI; this comes from the coding sequence ATGGAACAAAATAAACGCTATAGACCAAACGTTGCAGCAATTGTGCTCTCTTCAAAATATCCAGAAAAAGTAGAGTTTATGATAGCGCTAAGAAATGATGTTGCAAATGCATGGCAGTTTCCTCAAGGTGGAATTGATGAAGGCGAGAGTCCGAAAGAGGCTCTTTTGAGAGAGTTAAAAGAAGAAATAGGAACAGATGAGGTAGAAATTATCGCTGAATATCCAGAATGGATAAGTTATGATTTTCCAAAAGTTATTGCAAAAAAGATGTATCCATATGATGGTCAAAAACAGAAATATTTTTTAGTTCGTTTAAAACCAAAAGCAAAAATAGATCTTGATACAAAGCATCCTGAATTTAAAGAGTTTAAATTTGTTCCATATAAAGACCTTTTTAAATATATAACCTATTTTAAAAGACCAATTTATAAAAAAGTAATAGATTATTTTAAAAAAAAGGGATATATTTAA
- a CDS encoding HobA family DNA replication regulator codes for MEFDRWTLNAIRYDEAMMSWMEERRYDWVPLAASALEKIITGQSIIVITDKEREWFGEYIIYSLNKPDKNRPLIPTYLLKNITPYIDNIKKDEDIDLLYDMLNLSFKDEYFFWYIGRSDTPRSMIAKRKDDSFLWIMDEQMQNNFYLKSYDELLDLKLFQLFRLFDKSLDAAIFGEIEFKV; via the coding sequence ATGGAATTTGATAGATGGACTCTAAATGCTATCAGATATGATGAAGCTATGATGAGCTGGATGGAAGAGAGGCGCTATGACTGGGTGCCTCTTGCTGCTTCTGCTCTTGAAAAGATAATAACAGGTCAAAGCATTATTGTTATTACAGATAAAGAGAGAGAATGGTTTGGTGAATATATAATATATTCATTAAATAAGCCAGATAAAAACAGGCCTCTCATTCCTACATATCTTTTAAAAAACATTACTCCTTATATTGACAATATAAAAAAAGATGAAGATATTGATCTTTTATATGATATGTTAAATCTATCATTTAAAGATGAATATTTTTTCTGGTATATTGGAAGAAGTGATACTCCAAGGAGTATGATTGCAAAAAGAAAAGATGATAGCTTTTTGTGGATAATGGATGAACAGATGCAAAACAATTTTTATCTAAAATCATATGATGAGCTTTTGGATTTAAAGCTTTTTCAGTTATTTAGACTTTTTGATAAAAGTTTAGATGCAGCAATTTTTGGCGAAATTGAATTTAAAGTATGA
- the tatB gene encoding Sec-independent protein translocase protein TatB, with translation MFGMGFTEILMIAIVAIIFLGPEKLPKFLVDVAKFFKSVKRAVNDAKNSLEEEIKISELKEEALEYKKKLGSVSKEVESITHLSDLEDEIQEVKEIEKEIKKEPKREVVKFKKKNIDEDKDKVDV, from the coding sequence ATGTTTGGTATGGGATTTACAGAAATTTTAATGATTGCTATTGTTGCTATTATATTTTTGGGGCCAGAAAAGCTTCCAAAATTTTTAGTAGATGTTGCAAAATTTTTCAAAAGTGTAAAAAGAGCAGTTAATGATGCCAAAAACTCTTTGGAAGAAGAGATTAAGATTAGCGAATTAAAAGAAGAGGCATTAGAATATAAAAAGAAATTAGGATCAGTTTCTAAAGAGGTAGAATCAATTACCCATTTAAGTGATTTAGAAGATGAGATACAAGAGGTTAAAGAGATAGAAAAAGAGATTAAAAAAGAGCCAAAAAGAGAAGTTGTAAAATTTAAGAAAAAAAATATTGATGAAGATAAGGATAAAGTAGATGTTTGA
- a CDS encoding aspartate kinase gives MLIVQKYGGTSVGSLERIENVAKRVAKTKDAGNDVVVVVSAMSGETNKLIEYAKHFSSTPSRKDMDLLLSSGERVTAALLSIALNEMGYPTVAMTGRQAGIVTDSSHTMARIEKIDPEPIKNELEKGKIVVVAGFQGISKDGRVTTLGRGGSDLTAVALAGALKADKCEIYSDVDGVYTTDPRIEPKAKKLDKISYDEMLELASLGAKVLQNRSVELAKKLGVVIEAKSSFNDNPGTIITKEEDIMEKPLVSGIALDKNQARVSLRGVIDRPGIAAEIFKALANENINVDMIVQTIGQDGKTNLDFTVPENELERVKKIMEKFKDEYEKVEYDPNIAKVSIVGVGMKSHSGVASKAFETLAKENINIEMISTSEIKISMIIDEKYSELAVRALHDAYELYR, from the coding sequence ATGTTGATTGTTCAAAAGTATGGTGGAACAAGTGTTGGTTCCCTTGAAAGAATAGAAAATGTTGCAAAAAGAGTTGCAAAAACAAAAGATGCTGGAAATGATGTTGTTGTGGTTGTTTCAGCTATGAGTGGAGAGACAAATAAACTAATAGAATATGCAAAACATTTTAGTTCAACTCCAAGTAGAAAAGATATGGATCTTCTTTTAAGTTCAGGCGAGAGAGTAACAGCTGCTCTTTTATCAATAGCTTTAAATGAGATGGGTTATCCTACTGTTGCAATGACAGGTAGGCAAGCTGGAATAGTAACTGATAGTTCTCATACTATGGCGAGAATTGAAAAAATTGATCCAGAACCTATTAAAAATGAGCTTGAAAAAGGAAAAATTGTTGTAGTCGCAGGTTTTCAAGGAATTAGCAAAGATGGAAGAGTAACAACTCTTGGAAGAGGTGGTAGCGATTTGACTGCTGTTGCTCTTGCTGGAGCTTTAAAAGCAGATAAATGTGAAATATATTCTGATGTTGATGGAGTATATACAACAGATCCAAGAATTGAGCCAAAAGCAAAAAAACTTGATAAAATAAGTTATGATGAGATGCTTGAGCTTGCAAGTCTTGGAGCGAAAGTTTTACAAAATAGAAGTGTTGAACTTGCAAAGAAACTAGGTGTAGTAATTGAGGCAAAAAGCAGTTTTAATGATAATCCAGGAACAATAATAACAAAGGAAGAAGATATCATGGAAAAGCCATTGGTGAGTGGAATCGCATTAGATAAAAATCAAGCAAGAGTTAGCTTAAGAGGTGTTATTGATAGACCAGGAATTGCAGCTGAAATTTTTAAAGCATTAGCTAATGAAAATATTAATGTAGATATGATTGTTCAAACAATAGGTCAAGATGGAAAGACAAATCTTGATTTTACTGTGCCTGAGAATGAGTTAGAACGTGTAAAAAAGATAATGGAAAAATTTAAAGATGAGTATGAAAAAGTTGAGTATGATCCAAATATTGCAAAAGTATCTATTGTTGGTGTTGGAATGAAATCTCATAGCGGAGTTGCAAGTAAAGCTTTTGAAACATTGGCAAAAGAGAATATTAATATTGAGATGATAAGTACAAGCGAAATCAAAATCTCAATGATAATAGATGAAAAATATAGCGAACTTGCAGTTAGAGCATTGCATGATGCTTATGAGTTGTATAGATGA
- a CDS encoding DUF2238 domain-containing protein, producing the protein MKKILILIFIIIWIFFAISPYDRVIWFAENLLIFFMFPTVLYLDMKYNFSNIAFFLLFLFAIFHIIGAHFTYNDVPYFTFEIFGEKRNYYDRIVHFLFGLLVFPSFFEIYYHQKYSKNLSLLIAFLYIASISAAYEIAEWIVVDISHSGQKGFCLITQGDVWDSQKDMASAMIGAFLSLLIYKFLGNFNQKTF; encoded by the coding sequence ATGAAAAAAATTTTAATACTTATTTTTATCATAATTTGGATATTTTTTGCAATATCTCCTTACGATAGAGTAATATGGTTTGCAGAAAATTTACTAATTTTTTTTATGTTTCCAACTGTTTTATATCTTGATATGAAATATAACTTTTCAAATATAGCATTTTTCCTTCTTTTTCTTTTTGCAATATTTCATATTATAGGAGCACATTTTACATATAATGATGTTCCCTATTTTACATTTGAGATTTTTGGTGAAAAAAGAAACTATTATGATAGGATAGTCCATTTTTTATTTGGGCTTTTGGTTTTTCCATCCTTTTTTGAGATATATTATCATCAAAAATATAGTAAAAATCTATCTTTATTGATTGCCTTTTTATATATAGCTTCAATTTCTGCAGCTTACGAGATAGCTGAATGGATAGTAGTTGATATTTCCCATTCAGGCCAAAAAGGATTTTGTCTCATAACTCAAGGCGATGTTTGGGATAGTCAAAAAGATATGGCATCAGCTATGATTGGAGCATTTCTTAGCCTTTTGATTTATAAATTTTTAGGCAATTTTAACCAAAAGACCTTTTAG
- a CDS encoding class I SAM-dependent rRNA methyltransferase has product MKKVVINKKASNSLKEFFPWVYKSDIKSYEDVKKGEIVRVEDEEGRFLAVGYINLDSIISLRVLSFNDEKIDKSFFVKRIEKALDDRIDINSNAFRIIHSEADEIPGLIVDKFDEYLSVMFNSAGIISLKDDILRAIEEVLNPKGVFVSADFNSLKKEKVDFKEIKIGEIPKFVEIEENGVKFLIDIENGQKTGFYLDQRRNRNILSKYMKQKDRVLDLFCNSGGFGLYGAKQKNAQVKLVDISENALNLAKENFKINGVEGDFIEANVFDYLRELRAKKEKFDMVIIDPPSFAKKKNQRIGALRGFKDLIVNGMKLVEDGGYMAIFSCSYYIDLKDLKELLKKASKDNKKRVKIIEHLYQDIDHPYILNNPFSLYLKGLLVKIA; this is encoded by the coding sequence ATGAAAAAAGTAGTGATAAATAAAAAGGCTTCAAATTCTTTAAAAGAGTTTTTCCCATGGGTATATAAAAGTGATATAAAAAGTTATGAAGATGTTAAAAAAGGCGAAATCGTAAGAGTAGAGGATGAAGAGGGAAGATTTTTAGCTGTAGGATATATCAATTTAGATAGCATAATATCTTTAAGAGTATTAAGTTTTAATGATGAAAAAATTGACAAAAGTTTTTTTGTAAAAAGAATAGAAAAAGCATTAGATGATAGAATAGATATAAATTCTAATGCATTTAGGATAATCCATTCAGAAGCTGATGAGATTCCTGGATTGATAGTTGATAAATTTGATGAATATCTATCTGTTATGTTTAATAGTGCAGGTATTATAAGTTTAAAAGATGATATTTTAAGAGCAATTGAAGAGGTTTTAAATCCCAAAGGAGTTTTTGTAAGTGCAGATTTTAACTCTTTAAAAAAGGAAAAAGTTGATTTTAAAGAGATAAAAATTGGAGAGATTCCTAAGTTTGTAGAAATTGAAGAAAATGGTGTTAAGTTTTTAATAGATATAGAAAATGGACAAAAAACAGGATTTTATTTAGACCAAAGAAGAAATAGAAATATTTTGTCAAAATATATGAAACAAAAAGATAGAGTATTGGATCTTTTTTGTAACAGTGGTGGTTTTGGATTATATGGTGCAAAACAAAAAAATGCTCAAGTAAAGCTTGTTGATATATCAGAGAATGCTTTAAATTTAGCAAAAGAAAATTTTAAAATAAATGGTGTAGAAGGTGATTTTATAGAGGCGAATGTTTTTGACTATCTAAGAGAATTAAGAGCTAAAAAGGAAAAATTTGATATGGTTATAATTGATCCTCCATCTTTTGCAAAAAAGAAAAATCAAAGAATTGGAGCATTAAGAGGATTTAAAGATTTAATTGTAAATGGTATGAAATTGGTTGAAGATGGCGGATATATGGCGATATTTTCATGTTCATATTATATTGATTTAAAAGATTTAAAAGAGCTTTTGAAAAAGGCTTCAAAAGATAATAAAAAAAGAGTTAAAATTATAGAGCATCTATATCAAGATATAGACCATCCATACATTTTAAATAATCCTTTCTCTTTATATCTAAAAGGTCTTTTGGTTAAAATTGCCTAA